From the genome of Nicotiana sylvestris chromosome 2, ASM39365v2, whole genome shotgun sequence, one region includes:
- the LOC104236639 gene encoding uncharacterized protein, with amino-acid sequence MEIYAKAYDVKVWRVIKKGNYPLSATTPPLADPEDIDSYIKEQMEVVQVNNKARNLLYNAISSEKYEKISSCDTTKEMWDKLEVTYEGTSKVKETHINMLVHDYELFLMKEGESIEEMFVRFSKIISDLKAFGKPYMSGDQVRKNSQKPTNHLADQSSHT; translated from the coding sequence ATGTTAAAGTTTGGAGAGTCATCAAAAAGGGAAACTATCCCCTGTCAGCTACTACTCCACCACTTGCTGATCCTGAAGATATAGACTCATATATAAAAGAGCAAATGGAAGTGGTACAAGTTAACAATAAAGCGAGAAACCTGCTTTATAATGCCATAAGTAGTGAAAAGTATGAGAAAATCTCTAGCTGTGACACAACCAAAGAAATGTGGGACAAGCTTGAGGTTACATATGAAGGAACCAGCAAAGTAAAGGAAACACATATCAACATGTTGGTTCATGATTACGAACTCTTTTTAATGAAAGAAGGAGAGTCTATTGAAGAGATGTTTGTcagattcagcaaaataattagcgATCTAAAAGCATTTGGCAAACCATATATGAGTGGTGATCAAGTTAGAAAAAATTCTCAGAAGCCTACCAATCACTTGGCAGACCAAAGTAGTCACACTTGA